ACGAGCGTGCCGAAGATCCAATCCCAGATGGCGAGTTTGGCACCGATGTTCCTGTTGAAATGCTGCGGATCGTTGCTGTGGTGTATCTGGTGCTGGAAGGGACTGATGAAGATGTATTCGAGCCAATTGAAGTAGCGTAAGGGTATGTGCGAATGCCTCAGGTTGGACCCGAAGAACAAAAAGGCAAAGCTGAAGATGTTGGCACCGATGAAGGTCATCTCATCTATCGGGTTGGCGGAGAGGTAGCGGAAAAGGCCCATCACCAAACCCATGACCACTATGCCTTTGATGTTATTGAAGATGAGTTCGACAGGATGGATGCGGTACTGGGTAACGGGATTGAGCACCGTGGCCGAATGATGCACCTTATGGAATTCCCACAGAAAGGGAACGTAGTGCATAAGGTAGTGGATGACGTAGGTTCCGAAGTCATCGGCAATGGTGATGACGATGGTGTAAAGCACTATGGTGGTGGTGGCCGAAAGTGTGAAGGACGGATAACCGATGATCTCGGGCAGCCATGCCTCTATCTTGTAAGAGAGATAGAACCCGAAGATGAGATACGGCCCAATGAGGAACACTTTGAACAGCGAGTTGAAGAAGATAAGGCCGTAATCGACCATGGCGGAGCGGCTGAGCCAAACATCCTTACGTAAGATGTAGTTCCAGAACGACCCCTCCACCCTCGCCTTCCGATACACGTAATAGGCCAGCAGCAGCGAGGAGAAAAGATAGAGCACATGCAAGCGGCTGTCCGTATCGGTCAGGTAACTGAAGGGCATGCGCAGGCCATCGATCAGGTTTACAT
Above is a window of Flavobacteriales bacterium DNA encoding:
- a CDS encoding sterol desaturase family protein, which gives rise to MTLEKVYVNLIDGLRMPFSYLTDTDSRLHVLYLFSSLLLAYYVYRKARVEGSFWNYILRKDVWLSRSAMVDYGLIFFNSLFKVFLIGPYLIFGFYLSYKIEAWLPEIIGYPSFTLSATTTIVLYTIVITIADDFGTYVIHYLMHYVPFLWEFHKVHHSATVLNPVTQYRIHPVELIFNNIKGIVVMGLVMGLFRYLSANPIDEMTFIGANIFSFAFLFFGSNLRHSHIPLRYFNWLEYIFISPFQHQIHHSNDPQHFNRNIGAKLAIWDWIFGTLVRSNEVEAVQFGIGKEEEPHYNSVWKNLAMPFRNLMLRIRLRTPL